Proteins found in one Muntiacus reevesi chromosome 2, mMunRee1.1, whole genome shotgun sequence genomic segment:
- the LOC136157803 gene encoding LOW QUALITY PROTEIN: heterogeneous nuclear ribonucleoprotein A3-like (The sequence of the model RefSeq protein was modified relative to this genomic sequence to represent the inferred CDS: substituted 2 bases at 2 genomic stop codons), translating to MRDPQTKRSRGFGFVTYSCVEEVDAAMCARPHEVDVRVVEPERAVSREDSVKPGAHLTVKKIFVGGIKEDTEEYNLRDYFEKYGKIESIEVMEDRQSGKKRGFAFVTFDDHDTVDKIVVQKYHTINGHNCEVKKALSKQEMQSAGSQRGCGGGSGNFMGRGGNFGGGGGNFGRGGNFGGKGGYGGGGGGSXGSYRGXCYGGGDDGYNGFGGDGGNYGGGPGYSSRGGYSGGGPGYGNQGGGYGGGGGGYDDYNEGGNFGGNYGGGGNCNDFGNYSGQQQSNYGPMKGGSFGGRSSGSPYGGGYGSGGGSGGYGSRRF from the coding sequence ATGAGAGACCCCCAGACAAAACGTTCCAGGGGCTTTGGTTTTGTGACTTACTCTTGTGTGGAAGAAGTGGATGCAGCAATGTGTGCTCGGCCACACGAGGTTGATGTGCGTGTAGTGGAGCCAGAGAGAGCTGTTTCTAGAGAGGATTCTGTAAAGCCTGGTGCCCATCTAACAGTGAAGAAAATTTTTGTTGGTGGTATTAAAGAAGATACAGAAGAATATAATTTGAGAGACTACTTTGAAAAGTATGGCAAGATTGAAAGCATAGAAGTTATGGAAGACAGGCAGAGTGGAAAAAAGAGAGGATTTGCTTTTGTAACTTTTGATGATCATGATACAGTTGATAAAATTGTTGTTCAGAAATACCACACTATTAATGGGCATAATTGTGAAGTAAAAAAGGCCCTTTCTAAACAAGAAATGCAATCTGCTGGATCACAAAGAGGTTGTGGAGGTGGATCTGGCAACTTTATGGGTCGTGGAGGAAACTTTGGAGGTGGTGGAGGTAACTTTGGCCGTGGTGGAAACTTTGGTGGAAAAGGAGGctatggtggtggaggtggtggcagCTGAGGGAGTTACAGAGGATGATGTTACGGAGGAGGTGATGATGGATACAATGGATTTGGAGGTGATGGTGGCAACTATGGTGGTGGTCCTGGTTATAGTAGTAGAGGAGGTTACAGTGGTGGTGGACCAGGATATGGAAACCAAGGTGGTGGATATGGTGGCGGTGGTGGAGGATATGATGATTACAATGAAGGAGGAAATTTTGGAGGTAACTATGGTGGTGGTGGAAACTGTAATGATTTTGGAAATTATAGTGGACAACAGCAGTCAAATTATGGACCCATGAAAGGGGGTAGTTTTGGTGGAAGAAGCTCGGGCAGTCCCTATGGTGGTGGTTATGGATCTGGTGGTGGAAGTGGTGGATATGGTAGCAGAAGGTTCtaa